The following are encoded together in the Cyanobacterium aponinum PCC 10605 genome:
- a CDS encoding beta-ketoacyl-ACP synthase, protein MKIVVTGVSLFTCLGNTQDTWQKILNDVSGIKIQQPFSFLPPLPLGMIEKQPVSIHDLTKILIQQLCQDAKLTLPQDNIGVIVGSSRGCQSQWEYFLSSFAPDFSSLSWLHTLPSQPALMIAQYLQTQGFVSAPANACATGIVAIALGYELIKQNRCSQVVVGGVETAITPLTITGFNQMKALSQEGCFPFAVNRSGLVLGEGGGLLLLETEESARLRNAKIYGEILGWSMNCDALAMTTPESDGETAIRCVKDCLYNSGLCPQEIDYIHAHGTGTILNDQREALIIKKLFPHSPYVSSTKGFTGHTLGAGGAIASALNFLALEKQTLLPNTMNLTLDFELNFVKKSHHHPLKKVLCFSFGFGGQNVAIAMQNIT, encoded by the coding sequence TTGAAAATAGTTGTTACGGGCGTTAGCCTTTTTACCTGTTTAGGAAATACTCAAGATACTTGGCAGAAAATCCTTAATGATGTTTCTGGGATAAAAATTCAACAACCTTTTTCTTTTCTCCCTCCTCTACCTTTGGGGATGATTGAAAAACAACCAGTGTCTATCCATGATTTAACTAAAATCCTTATACAGCAATTATGTCAGGATGCAAAATTAACTCTCCCTCAAGATAATATTGGGGTGATTGTGGGTTCAAGTCGGGGTTGTCAAAGTCAATGGGAATATTTTTTATCTTCTTTTGCTCCTGATTTTTCTTCTTTGTCTTGGTTGCATACTTTGCCTTCTCAACCTGCTTTAATGATTGCCCAATATCTGCAAACTCAAGGTTTTGTTTCTGCTCCTGCTAACGCCTGTGCTACGGGCATAGTTGCGATCGCTCTTGGATATGAATTAATTAAACAAAATAGATGCTCACAAGTTGTAGTCGGAGGAGTAGAAACCGCCATTACTCCTCTAACCATCACGGGATTTAATCAGATGAAAGCTCTTTCTCAAGAGGGTTGTTTCCCTTTTGCCGTGAACAGAAGCGGTTTAGTTTTAGGAGAAGGAGGAGGATTATTATTATTAGAAACGGAGGAATCTGCCCGTTTAAGAAATGCTAAAATTTACGGAGAAATTCTTGGTTGGAGTATGAATTGTGATGCTTTGGCGATGACTACTCCTGAGTCAGATGGTGAAACTGCCATTCGCTGTGTTAAAGATTGTCTCTATAATTCTGGTTTATGCCCCCAAGAAATTGATTATATTCATGCTCATGGTACAGGGACAATTTTAAATGATCAACGAGAAGCACTGATTATTAAAAAACTATTTCCCCACTCTCCCTATGTTAGTTCTACGAAAGGATTTACAGGACACACATTAGGGGCTGGAGGTGCGATCGCCTCCGCCCTCAACTTTTTAGCTTTAGAGAAACAAACTCTCTTACCAAATACGATGAATCTAACCCTTGATTTTGAGCTTAATTTTGTGAAAAAATCCCATCACCATCCTTTAAAAAAGGTACTTTGTTTTAGTTTCGGTTTTGGAGGTCAAAATGTTGCGATTGCTATGCAGAATATTACATAA
- a CDS encoding peptidylprolyl isomerase, with product MKVSSFNKNLNLIVVLCLITVIGLSGCQQLNATSGVDNNTQETATSAVDNSNSEDNLPSGETNSNGKESNNQDNISLNNNSMNLPRLEGNATVVMKINGQSVTIELDGNNAPITAGNFVDLVQQGVYNGSMFHRVIKEPQPFVAQGGDPQSKDPSLPVTALGTGSYVDPTTKTSRYIPLEIRPEYDETKEGVTPPEIIYGQTITTAPELKHDYGVIAMARSQMPDSASAQFYFTLAELPFLDGNYAVFGRVTEGMDVVTNINQGDRIESAEVISGAENLKK from the coding sequence ATGAAAGTTTCATCTTTTAATAAAAATCTTAATTTAATCGTGGTTCTCTGTTTAATCACGGTAATAGGTTTATCAGGATGTCAACAGTTAAATGCTACTTCAGGGGTCGATAATAACACTCAAGAAACCGCTACCTCTGCGGTAGATAATAGCAATTCAGAAGACAATCTTCCTTCAGGGGAAACTAATTCCAATGGGAAGGAAAGTAACAATCAAGATAACATTAGTCTAAATAATAACTCTATGAATTTACCTCGTTTAGAAGGAAACGCAACAGTAGTAATGAAAATTAACGGACAATCCGTTACCATTGAACTTGACGGCAATAATGCCCCCATTACCGCAGGAAATTTCGTCGATTTAGTACAACAAGGGGTTTATAACGGTTCTATGTTTCACCGTGTTATCAAAGAACCTCAACCCTTTGTAGCACAGGGTGGAGATCCTCAAAGTAAAGATCCCAGCCTTCCTGTAACTGCTTTAGGTACTGGTAGTTATGTTGACCCCACTACAAAAACTTCTCGTTATATTCCCCTTGAAATTCGTCCTGAATATGATGAAACTAAAGAAGGAGTTACCCCTCCCGAAATTATTTATGGTCAAACCATTACTACCGCACCTGAGTTAAAACATGACTATGGTGTTATTGCGATGGCACGTTCTCAGATGCCTGATTCTGCTTCTGCTCAATTCTATTTTACTTTAGCTGAATTACCCTTCCTTGATGGTAATTATGCCGTTTTCGGTAGAGTAACAGAAGGTATGGATGTAGTTACAAATATTAACCAAGGCGATCGCATTGAATCTGCTGAAGTAATTTCTGGAGCGGAGAATTTGAAGAAATAG
- a CDS encoding universal stress protein: MKNILVCTDGSIIAKNIYHYGAWFAKRLNAQINVLSVTDIRSQKVVSTGNFSGAIGLGASEDLLEKLVELEHHKAQLNHEKSKLILKTAKEILQAEGVINVNLISKKGFLVDTLHEFESNNDLIVLGKRGENAEFASKHLGGNVERIIRSSHKPCLVVPLQFKPIERLLFAYDDSASCQKLLQLITSSPIFQGLELHLVTVTKDKKDQKAHVNLMKGQELATLAGFNPICLLIEGHPEEAIASYISENDISMLLMGAYGHNRIRQLVIGSTTIQILRSTQIPVFVFR, encoded by the coding sequence ATGAAAAATATATTAGTTTGTACAGATGGATCAATTATTGCTAAAAATATTTACCATTATGGTGCTTGGTTTGCAAAGAGATTAAATGCTCAAATAAATGTTTTATCGGTTACAGATATTCGTTCTCAAAAAGTAGTTTCTACTGGCAATTTTAGCGGAGCAATTGGGTTAGGGGCTTCTGAAGATTTATTAGAAAAATTAGTGGAATTAGAACATCATAAAGCTCAATTAAATCATGAAAAATCTAAGTTAATTTTAAAAACTGCAAAAGAAATCTTACAAGCAGAAGGGGTAATAAATGTTAATTTAATTTCAAAAAAAGGTTTTTTAGTTGATACTTTACATGAGTTTGAAAGTAATAATGATTTAATTGTATTAGGTAAAAGGGGAGAAAATGCAGAGTTTGCATCAAAGCATTTAGGGGGAAATGTGGAGAGGATTATTCGTAGTAGTCATAAACCTTGTTTAGTTGTTCCCCTTCAGTTTAAGCCCATTGAGCGGTTATTATTTGCCTATGATGACAGTGCTAGTTGTCAAAAACTATTACAACTTATTACTTCTTCTCCTATTTTTCAAGGTTTAGAATTGCATTTAGTAACCGTTACAAAAGATAAAAAGGATCAAAAAGCCCATGTTAATCTCATGAAGGGACAGGAATTGGCTACTTTAGCAGGTTTTAATCCAATTTGTTTACTGATAGAAGGACATCCTGAAGAGGCGATCGCATCTTATATTTCTGAAAATGATATTAGTATGTTATTGATGGGAGCTTATGGTCATAATCGTATTCGCCAATTAGTAATTGGTAGCACTACTATTCAGATTCTACGCTCTACTCAAATTCCTGTATTCGTTTTTCGTTAA
- a CDS encoding metallophosphoesterase, which produces MIKILRFFIFGFFRWLIIVSTIFIFSSIALVTYIYQIEPQWIQIKNLDITLPNLEENFEGWRILQVSDIHINQWMTEERLTNIVNLINEQQPDIIVLTGDFFSQSGSYSTRLDRLEERIIPKIPYAEEHPSLIKRFLNKAGFPIQDTPRRRYFDDDQITLINSLSKLKPHYKSFAILGNHDYATSHKLVREGLKDSDIITLRNRVYTIENNSSYLNIIGVDDVLYGKDDLDSVLTQIPDKGANILLVHEPDFAVLAWKTHRFQLQLSGHSHGGQIKIPFRKPPFLPPYGQQFPEGLYRFSDLLLYTNRGVGMAYPYIRFNCRPEITIFTLHSAKDN; this is translated from the coding sequence ATGATTAAAATATTGAGGTTTTTTATTTTTGGTTTTTTTCGTTGGTTAATCATTGTCTCGACTATATTCATATTTTCTTCTATCGCTTTAGTTACTTATATTTACCAAATAGAACCTCAATGGATTCAAATAAAAAATCTTGATATAACCCTGCCTAATTTAGAGGAAAATTTTGAGGGGTGGAGAATTTTACAAGTTAGTGATATTCACATTAACCAATGGATGACAGAAGAAAGGTTAACCAATATAGTTAATTTAATTAATGAACAACAGCCCGACATAATTGTTTTAACGGGGGATTTTTTTTCTCAATCGGGTAGCTATTCCACTAGATTAGATAGATTAGAAGAAAGAATTATTCCTAAAATTCCCTACGCAGAAGAACATCCTAGCTTGATTAAAAGGTTTTTAAATAAGGCGGGTTTTCCTATTCAAGATACTCCCCGAAGAAGATATTTTGATGATGATCAAATAACTTTAATTAACAGTTTAAGTAAACTTAAGCCCCATTACAAGAGTTTTGCTATATTAGGAAATCATGACTATGCCACAAGCCATAAGTTAGTCAGAGAAGGTTTAAAAGATAGCGATATTATTACTTTAAGAAATAGAGTTTATACCATTGAAAATAACAGTAGTTATCTGAATATTATCGGTGTTGATGATGTTTTATATGGTAAAGATGATTTAGATAGTGTGTTAACACAAATACCTGACAAGGGTGCAAATATTTTATTGGTTCATGAACCGGATTTTGCGGTTTTAGCGTGGAAAACCCATCGTTTCCAATTGCAATTATCCGGACATTCTCACGGTGGACAAATTAAAATTCCTTTTAGAAAACCTCCTTTTCTTCCTCCTTATGGACAACAATTTCCTGAAGGATTATATCGATTTAGCGATTTGCTACTCTATACTAATCGAGGTGTTGGGATGGCTTACCCTTATATTCGCTTTAACTGTCGTCCAGAAATTACTATTTTTACATTACACTCTGCAAAAGATAATTAA
- a CDS encoding NINE protein, whose protein sequence is MVSQLFNFYQQPKKKIFSVVLALIGTVTPLVGLHKLYLGQPLWGLIYFILSWESPMARIACAIDAVLYLAQDSNYFYSRFNPELPLTENNSIDAKQITEVAQAIRELEKLRQDGLISENEFEQKRRKLIA, encoded by the coding sequence ATGGTTTCTCAGCTTTTTAATTTTTATCAACAACCTAAGAAGAAAATTTTTTCTGTTGTTTTGGCTTTAATTGGTACTGTAACCCCTTTAGTGGGACTACATAAACTTTATCTTGGACAACCATTATGGGGTTTAATTTACTTTATCCTCAGTTGGGAAAGTCCTATGGCTAGAATTGCCTGTGCGATCGATGCTGTTTTATACTTAGCACAAGATTCAAATTATTTTTATTCTCGCTTTAATCCTGAGTTACCGTTAACTGAAAATAATTCAATAGATGCAAAACAAATTACGGAAGTGGCACAAGCCATTAGAGAATTAGAAAAATTACGTCAAGATGGGTTGATTTCCGAAAACGAGTTTGAGCAAAAACGCCGTAAATTAATTGCGTGA
- a CDS encoding DUF1825 family protein — MGFFDSEVVQQEAKQLFEDYQSLMKLGGEFGKFDREGKKIFIEKMENMMERYRIFMKRFELSEDFMAKMTVEQLKTQLSQFGTTPDQMFQQMHMTLERMKQEIK; from the coding sequence ATGGGATTTTTTGATTCTGAAGTCGTTCAACAAGAGGCAAAGCAACTTTTCGAGGATTATCAATCACTGATGAAATTAGGCGGTGAGTTCGGAAAATTTGACAGGGAAGGAAAGAAAATTTTTATTGAAAAAATGGAAAATATGATGGAGCGTTATCGTATTTTTATGAAACGTTTTGAACTCTCTGAAGATTTTATGGCAAAAATGACCGTTGAACAATTAAAGACTCAGTTAAGTCAATTTGGTACTACTCCTGATCAAATGTTTCAACAAATGCACATGACTTTAGAAAGAATGAAACAAGAAATCAAATAA
- a CDS encoding DUF760 domain-containing protein has protein sequence MNYQSNGNKFFQTGEGDNNFLEYIQSLTPETIAQLSKPQSSEVFQVMERNIVGMLGSLPPEHFGVMVSTSRENLGRLLASAMMSGYFLRNAEQRMNFEKAFMAGESHDEQSSK, from the coding sequence GTGAACTATCAAAGTAATGGCAATAAATTTTTTCAAACAGGAGAAGGAGACAATAATTTTTTAGAATATATCCAATCCCTAACTCCCGAAACCATTGCTCAATTATCTAAACCTCAATCATCAGAAGTTTTCCAAGTTATGGAACGTAATATTGTAGGAATGTTAGGCAGTTTACCTCCTGAACATTTTGGGGTGATGGTAAGTACTAGTAGGGAAAATTTAGGCAGACTTCTCGCTTCGGCAATGATGAGCGGTTATTTTTTACGTAATGCCGAGCAGAGAATGAATTTTGAGAAGGCTTTTATGGCAGGAGAGTCCCATGATGAGCAATCATCGAAGTAA
- a CDS encoding DUF427 domain-containing protein produces the protein MFNKVQKIEPKEGQESVWDYPRPPRLEAFSGRIEIILNGVKIADTTSSYRVLETSHPPVYYLPPQDIQIQYLIPREGQSFCEWKGSAKYYDVCVDDKLIYKAAWYYPNPTPEFDAIAHYVAFYAGLMSECYVNGELVTPQPGGFYGGWITSNIVGPFKGVAGSWGW, from the coding sequence ATGTTTAATAAAGTCCAAAAAATTGAACCAAAGGAAGGGCAAGAATCTGTATGGGATTATCCTCGTCCCCCTCGTTTAGAAGCATTCTCAGGTAGAATAGAAATTATTTTAAATGGGGTTAAAATCGCCGATACAACTTCTAGTTATCGTGTTTTAGAAACTTCCCATCCACCTGTTTACTATTTACCTCCTCAAGATATACAAATACAATATTTGATTCCCCGTGAGGGACAATCTTTTTGTGAATGGAAAGGAAGTGCGAAATACTATGATGTTTGTGTCGATGATAAATTAATTTATAAAGCCGCTTGGTACTATCCTAATCCTACTCCAGAATTTGATGCGATCGCACATTATGTCGCCTTTTATGCAGGATTAATGTCTGAGTGTTACGTTAATGGGGAATTAGTCACTCCTCAACCCGGAGGATTCTATGGTGGTTGGATTACCTCTAATATTGTCGGTCCTTTCAAGGGTGTTGCTGGTAGCTGGGGATGGTAG
- a CDS encoding mannose-1-phosphate guanyltransferase — protein sequence MRAVLMAGGSGTRLRPLTCNLPKPMVPVLNRPIAEHIINLLKRHGIHEIIATLHYLPDVMRDYFQDGRDFGVTLNYAVEEEQPLGTAGCVKNIEEMLDDTFLVISGDSIADFNLQDAIAFHRAKKSKATLILTRVPNPLEFGVVITDQENRIQRFLEKPSASEIFSDTVNTGTYILEPEVLKYLPQDEECDFSKDLFPQLLEMEEPMYGYIADAYWCDVGHLEAYREAHYSALEKEVELQFPYREIDQGVWIGENTYIHPTAIVESPVLIGSNCRIGERAKILAGTIIGDNVTIGDDAELHRPIIWNGVIVGEESSLSACIIARGTRIDRRSQILEGAVIGSLCNIGEESQINIGVRVWPNKRIEPGAMLNINLIWGNIAHSNLFGQRGVTGLANIDITPEFAVKLGAAYGSTLKSGSSVVVSRDQRTVSRMVSRSLIAGLMSVGIDVQNLEAAAIPISRTMTPKLGVAGGIHVRLHPDRHDYMLIEFFDTNGINISKAKEKKIEGAYFKEDLRRVQAIDIGDMSYPAQVVDTYRKTFETQLNLEAIRNSDTKIVIDYVYSVSGAILPQLLAKFGCDAVVLNASLRQRAISNIERENLLSQLGHVVEALKANFGVQVSANGELLILVDESGIQIRGEELTALMVNTILTAHPRGTVVVPMNTSSAVEQIARRHDGKVIRTKVNPSALMETSQNTPNVVLGGSGDMGFIFPKLHPGFDAMFTIAKLIEMLTVQERSLTQVKSELPMVCHKSITLRCPSKTKGSLMRYLIETESPEKLELIDGVKIKENHTDNWVLILPDGGEPLVHVYANSDSREWVDEHLQVYRDKVQSFIIQQHSL from the coding sequence ATGCGTGCTGTTTTAATGGCTGGAGGTTCTGGGACAAGGTTACGTCCATTGACTTGTAACCTACCTAAGCCGATGGTTCCAGTTTTAAACAGACCCATTGCAGAACACATCATTAATTTGCTTAAGCGTCATGGTATTCATGAAATTATTGCTACTCTCCATTATCTCCCCGATGTGATGCGAGATTATTTTCAAGATGGTCGAGATTTTGGCGTTACCCTCAACTATGCTGTTGAAGAAGAACAACCTTTAGGTACTGCTGGTTGTGTGAAAAACATTGAAGAAATGCTCGATGATACTTTTTTGGTCATTAGTGGTGACAGTATTGCTGATTTTAATTTACAGGATGCGATCGCATTTCACCGAGCCAAAAAATCAAAAGCAACTTTAATTTTGACCAGAGTACCAAATCCCCTTGAGTTTGGAGTTGTTATTACCGATCAGGAAAACAGAATCCAAAGATTTTTAGAAAAACCCTCCGCCAGTGAAATTTTTTCTGATACCGTCAATACTGGTACTTATATATTAGAACCCGAAGTCTTAAAATATCTGCCCCAAGATGAAGAATGTGATTTTTCCAAAGATTTGTTCCCTCAACTGTTGGAAATGGAAGAACCGATGTATGGTTATATTGCTGATGCTTATTGGTGCGATGTGGGACATTTAGAAGCCTATCGAGAGGCACATTATTCAGCACTAGAAAAAGAAGTTGAATTACAATTTCCCTATCGAGAAATAGACCAAGGAGTGTGGATTGGCGAAAATACCTATATTCATCCCACTGCCATTGTGGAAAGTCCTGTCTTAATTGGTAGTAACTGTCGTATCGGTGAAAGAGCAAAGATTCTTGCTGGTACAATTATTGGTGATAATGTGACCATTGGTGACGATGCAGAACTTCATCGACCGATTATTTGGAATGGCGTTATTGTGGGCGAAGAATCTTCTTTATCAGCTTGTATTATAGCACGAGGGACAAGGATAGATCGGCGATCGCAAATTTTAGAAGGAGCAGTAATCGGTTCTCTGTGTAATATTGGCGAAGAATCCCAGATTAACATCGGTGTCAGAGTTTGGCCTAACAAAAGAATTGAGCCGGGGGCAATGCTTAATATTAATCTGATTTGGGGAAATATAGCCCATAGTAACCTCTTTGGACAAAGGGGGGTAACGGGACTCGCAAACATTGACATTACCCCAGAATTTGCCGTTAAATTGGGAGCGGCTTATGGTTCAACCTTAAAATCAGGTAGTAGTGTTGTTGTCTCCAGAGATCAACGCACCGTATCAAGAATGGTGAGTCGCTCTTTAATTGCAGGTTTAATGTCTGTAGGCATAGATGTACAGAATTTAGAAGCGGCGGCAATTCCCATTTCTCGAACCATGACTCCCAAGTTAGGAGTAGCGGGAGGAATTCATGTGAGGTTGCATCCCGATCGCCATGACTATATGTTAATTGAATTTTTTGATACCAATGGAATTAATATTTCCAAAGCCAAAGAAAAGAAAATTGAAGGAGCTTATTTTAAGGAAGACTTAAGAAGAGTACAAGCCATTGATATTGGTGATATGTCATATCCTGCCCAAGTAGTGGATACATACCGCAAAACCTTTGAAACTCAACTTAATTTAGAGGCTATTCGTAATAGTGACACAAAAATTGTCATTGATTATGTTTATTCAGTTTCCGGGGCAATCTTACCGCAACTATTGGCAAAATTTGGTTGTGATGCCGTTGTTTTGAATGCTAGTCTTCGTCAAAGGGCAATTTCTAACATTGAAAGGGAAAATTTGCTTTCTCAATTAGGTCATGTGGTAGAGGCTCTAAAAGCAAACTTTGGAGTCCAAGTATCAGCTAATGGTGAATTATTAATTTTAGTAGATGAATCAGGTATTCAAATTCGAGGGGAAGAATTAACAGCTCTGATGGTAAATACAATTCTCACGGCACATCCTAGAGGCACTGTTGTTGTCCCCATGAATACATCCTCTGCGGTGGAACAAATTGCCCGTCGTCACGATGGTAAAGTTATTCGCACAAAAGTCAATCCCAGTGCTTTAATGGAAACCAGTCAAAATACTCCCAATGTGGTTTTAGGAGGAAGTGGAGACATGGGGTTTATTTTTCCGAAGTTGCACCCCGGTTTTGATGCGATGTTTACCATTGCCAAATTAATAGAAATGCTAACTGTTCAAGAGCGCTCTTTAACACAGGTAAAAAGTGAATTACCGATGGTTTGTCATAAATCCATTACTCTTCGTTGTCCTTCTAAAACGAAAGGCTCACTAATGCGTTATCTCATTGAAACCGAATCCCCCGAAAAGTTGGAACTAATTGATGGAGTCAAGATCAAAGAAAATCATACTGATAATTGGGTTTTAATTTTACCTGATGGTGGCGAACCCTTAGTACATGTTTATGCTAATAGTGATAGTAGAGAATGGGTGGACGAACATTTGCAGGTATATCGAGATAAAGTCCAAAGTTTTATTATTCAACAACATAGCCTTTAA
- a CDS encoding diacylglycerol kinase family protein gives MPKFQLISNDQPITSKPITSKSDFPQFLAQQPVHHNFSSEKTYHYKSEKRYLAWKVATNLGLSFRYAWQGVKYAFTTQRNFRIHTVMTSVALALGFYLHATTVEMALISLTCAMVMVLELLNTALESVVDLTVKQTYHELAKIAKDCAAGAVLIGSLASLLVAGFILLPHGIDLIISILS, from the coding sequence ATGCCTAAATTTCAACTAATCAGCAATGATCAGCCAATTACTTCTAAGCCAATTACTTCTAAAAGTGATTTCCCGCAATTTTTGGCACAACAACCAGTTCATCATAACTTCTCTTCAGAAAAAACTTATCATTACAAGTCAGAAAAACGTTATCTCGCTTGGAAAGTAGCAACTAATTTGGGGTTGAGTTTTAGATATGCTTGGCAGGGAGTGAAATATGCCTTTACCACTCAACGTAATTTTCGGATTCATACGGTAATGACTAGCGTGGCTTTAGCTTTAGGATTTTATCTTCATGCAACTACTGTCGAAATGGCTTTAATTTCCCTTACTTGTGCTATGGTAATGGTTTTAGAATTGTTGAATACAGCTTTGGAGTCTGTAGTTGATCTTACCGTCAAACAGACTTATCATGAATTAGCAAAAATTGCCAAAGATTGTGCGGCAGGAGCCGTTTTAATTGGTTCTCTGGCTTCTCTATTGGTGGCAGGTTTTATTTTGTTACCTCATGGGATAGACTTAATAATCTCAATCTTAAGCTAA
- a CDS encoding anthranilate synthase component II codes for MILVIDNYDSFTYNLVQYLGELATDYKVAQDIRVVRNDQISLTEISALKPDAIVISPGPGTPDSAGICLELVEKLGQEYPILGVCLGHQTIGQVFGGKVISAPVLMHGKTSEIKHSNIGVFQDLPNPLTATRYHSLIVEKETIPPILEITAWTEDGIVMGIRHQEFKHIQGVQFHPESILTDSGLKLLGNFLKDLD; via the coding sequence TTGATTCTGGTTATCGATAATTACGATAGTTTTACTTACAATTTAGTACAGTATCTAGGGGAGTTAGCTACGGATTATAAGGTAGCACAGGATATTAGGGTTGTTCGCAATGATCAAATTTCTTTAACGGAAATTTCCGCTTTAAAGCCAGATGCGATCGTAATTTCTCCCGGTCCGGGAACTCCTGATTCTGCTGGTATTTGTTTAGAATTAGTCGAAAAATTAGGTCAAGAATATCCCATTTTAGGGGTTTGTTTAGGACATCAGACCATCGGACAAGTTTTTGGAGGAAAAGTGATATCTGCACCAGTGTTAATGCACGGGAAGACATCGGAAATTAAACACAGCAACATCGGGGTTTTTCAAGATTTACCTAACCCTTTGACTGCTACCCGTTATCATAGTTTAATTGTGGAAAAAGAGACTATTCCCCCTATTTTAGAAATAACAGCATGGACAGAAGACGGAATTGTGATGGGAATTCGTCATCAAGAATTTAAGCATATTCAAGGAGTTCAATTTCATCCTGAGAGCATCCTTACCGATTCTGGGTTAAAATTATTAGGCAATTTCCTGAAAGATTTAGATTAA
- a CDS encoding MBL fold metallo-hydrolase — protein sequence MKRRDWIRFTSCGLLTTFLALKYSPSSSAQNNTGVTIQWLGHSAFVFSNPQAKILVNPFTPLGCTAGYPKPNPEVEVVMISSRLLDEGSAAGLPNNPQLMVEPGVYQVKAIEFQGIKTFHDREGGRRFGDNVAWKWTQGGLKILHLGGIASPIDIEQRILMGSPDVLFVPVGGSAKAYNAQEAIAAIKALNPKVVFPTQYLTDAAEPGKCDLTRVDEFLELAKQEEDMGIKIIQGNQTTIKPQDLPPKGTLIRVFSN from the coding sequence ATGAAACGCCGTGATTGGATTCGCTTCACAAGCTGTGGTTTGTTAACTACTTTTTTAGCTCTCAAGTATTCCCCCTCTAGCTCTGCTCAAAATAATACGGGGGTTACAATTCAATGGTTAGGTCATAGTGCTTTTGTTTTTAGCAATCCTCAAGCGAAAATTTTGGTTAATCCTTTTACGCCTTTGGGTTGTACCGCAGGATACCCCAAACCAAATCCAGAAGTCGAAGTTGTGATGATTAGCAGTCGCTTGTTAGACGAAGGTTCGGCGGCAGGTTTACCGAATAACCCTCAATTAATGGTTGAACCGGGGGTATATCAAGTAAAAGCGATCGAATTTCAAGGTATCAAAACGTTTCATGACAGAGAAGGAGGTAGAAGATTTGGTGATAATGTGGCATGGAAATGGACTCAGGGGGGGTTAAAAATTCTCCATTTAGGAGGAATTGCCTCTCCCATTGATATTGAACAAAGAATTCTCATGGGTTCTCCTGATGTCTTATTTGTGCCTGTAGGGGGAAGTGCTAAAGCCTATAATGCCCAAGAAGCGATCGCAGCTATCAAGGCTTTAAATCCCAAAGTTGTCTTTCCCACCCAATATTTAACCGATGCGGCTGAACCCGGGAAATGCGACTTAACAAGGGTAGATGAATTTTTGGAACTAGCCAAGCAAGAAGAAGATATGGGTATCAAAATCATTCAAGGAAATCAAACTACCATCAAACCTCAAGACTTACCGCCAAAAGGTACTTTAATTAGAGTTTTCAGCAATTAG